The following proteins come from a genomic window of Natronosalvus vescus:
- a CDS encoding NAD-dependent epimerase/dehydratase family protein, producing the protein MEYFVTGATGLIGSHVVDQLLTEGHEVVALTRSRSNANTLPEEVTVVEGDITEQESMREAMTGVDGVFHIAAWYFVGPGPRESVQAERINVGGTRNVLELMKELEVPKGVYTSTIGVYPPSREETLDESVVPDRSDWSVYTRTKWQAHYEVAKPMIDEGLPLVIVQPGFVYGPGDKLDSPSRQSVQAYLQGTLPMIPRGWNAPWDHVGDIAHGHMLAMTHGEPGETYLIAGESRQLTEIYECAETITGISVPRVAPPAVFRGLASIMAVVERFGTPPDGFEAESLRGITNVIWPVDNTKAKTELGLEHRPLEQGMREYLDWEMDELGMQKAT; encoded by the coding sequence ATGGAGTATTTTGTCACTGGAGCAACTGGACTGATCGGATCACACGTCGTCGATCAACTCCTCACTGAGGGGCACGAGGTGGTCGCGTTAACCCGCTCACGGTCGAATGCGAATACCCTGCCCGAAGAGGTCACAGTGGTCGAAGGCGATATCACCGAGCAAGAGAGTATGCGTGAAGCGATGACGGGGGTGGATGGCGTCTTCCACATCGCTGCGTGGTACTTCGTCGGCCCTGGCCCTCGTGAGAGTGTACAGGCAGAGCGGATCAACGTCGGCGGGACTCGCAACGTTTTGGAGTTGATGAAGGAACTCGAGGTTCCCAAGGGAGTCTATACGAGCACGATAGGGGTGTACCCTCCGTCGAGGGAAGAAACGCTCGATGAATCCGTGGTACCCGACCGATCCGACTGGTCCGTGTACACACGGACGAAGTGGCAAGCACACTACGAGGTTGCGAAACCGATGATCGACGAGGGGCTTCCCCTCGTGATCGTCCAGCCGGGATTCGTGTACGGCCCGGGCGATAAACTTGATTCGCCATCGCGGCAATCGGTGCAAGCGTATCTCCAAGGAACGCTACCGATGATCCCACGCGGGTGGAACGCGCCATGGGATCATGTGGGGGATATAGCCCACGGCCATATGCTCGCAATGACCCACGGAGAACCGGGCGAGACGTATCTCATCGCAGGCGAATCACGACAATTAACTGAGATATATGAATGCGCCGAAACGATTACAGGCATATCGGTTCCCCGCGTTGCCCCACCCGCAGTGTTCAGAGGCCTTGCCAGCATTATGGCGGTAGTCGAGCGTTTCGGAACTCCTCCGGACGGGTTCGAAGCGGAATCGCTCAGGGGCATTACGAATGTGATTTGGCCGGTCGATAATACGAAGGCAAAAACCGAACTTGGTCTCGAACACCGTCCGCTTGAGCAGGGGATGCGTGAGTACCTCGACTGGGAGATGGACGAGCTTGGAATGCAAAAAGCCACATAG
- a CDS encoding acyl-CoA dehydrogenase family protein, whose protein sequence is MTDGIDYGDFEEGRHINYWELDRTLEREVERIYTEDELEWARPRLAAFGDLIGNTVADNADIIDDHGPELEPYDKHGEIQNHVHYPPEQLENERLVYESGIVADSFEVPPGREEPMPLSHNLVMQSLLCYADVGFDCPVAMTAGAALVLEKFDDGALESYYGGLTSREYDDLIEGAMFLTEKQGGSDVGATETRAERDEETGCYRLYGEKWFCSNIDAQGTLALARTEGAPEGTRGLSLFLVPHELKGEPNDQLYRRLKDKLGTIAVPTGEVEFRGARAFLVGEEESGFRQMAEMLNLERLSNAAASCGVIGRALLESKIKAANREAFGDTINQYPLMRRDLVDMAVDHEAATAFTMEAARLFSIRERGERAARGDIEVDAADRAELEAQAEHAYRLMRLLIPIAKARTGRMAVDTASYAMEIQGGNGYVDDFVTNRLLRDAQVLPIWEGTENILSLDVLRALEREAAHEPFLEVVQGRLESVTHPGLSESVDVVEAEFHELGEALATLATEDGEYAQLQAKELVHYVFDVFTAALLLAEAQRALDSGSAGSADSADKDGNDDGSNSDSEPNGDARIALVARRFVDRHFDDRPARGITSGDRFSLEHFDAIVRYESVDPSVLEWDATDS, encoded by the coding sequence ATGACCGACGGAATCGACTACGGCGACTTCGAGGAGGGTCGCCACATCAACTACTGGGAACTCGACCGGACGCTCGAGCGGGAGGTCGAACGGATCTACACCGAGGATGAACTCGAGTGGGCACGGCCCCGTCTCGCGGCGTTCGGCGACCTGATCGGGAACACCGTCGCCGACAACGCAGATATCATCGACGACCACGGGCCGGAACTCGAGCCCTACGACAAACACGGGGAGATCCAGAACCACGTTCACTATCCACCGGAGCAACTCGAGAACGAGCGGTTGGTCTACGAATCCGGAATCGTCGCCGATTCGTTCGAAGTCCCACCCGGACGTGAAGAGCCCATGCCGCTCTCGCACAACCTCGTGATGCAGTCCCTCCTCTGTTATGCGGACGTTGGCTTCGACTGTCCGGTCGCGATGACCGCCGGCGCCGCGCTCGTCCTCGAGAAGTTCGACGACGGTGCCCTCGAGTCCTATTACGGAGGTCTCACCAGCCGCGAGTACGACGACCTGATCGAGGGGGCGATGTTCCTCACCGAAAAGCAGGGTGGAAGCGACGTCGGTGCCACCGAAACCCGCGCGGAGCGGGACGAGGAAACTGGGTGTTACCGGCTGTACGGCGAGAAGTGGTTCTGCTCCAATATCGACGCCCAGGGCACCCTCGCACTCGCCCGCACCGAGGGCGCTCCCGAGGGGACACGAGGACTCTCGCTGTTTCTGGTTCCACACGAACTCAAGGGGGAGCCGAACGACCAGCTCTACCGTCGGCTGAAGGACAAACTCGGCACGATCGCCGTCCCGACGGGGGAAGTCGAGTTCCGCGGTGCGAGGGCGTTTCTGGTCGGCGAGGAAGAATCGGGCTTCCGGCAGATGGCCGAGATGCTCAACCTCGAGCGGCTGTCGAACGCGGCGGCCTCCTGTGGGGTCATCGGTCGAGCGCTGCTCGAGAGCAAGATTAAAGCGGCGAACCGGGAGGCGTTCGGCGACACCATCAACCAGTACCCGCTCATGCGCCGGGATCTGGTCGATATGGCGGTCGATCACGAGGCGGCGACGGCGTTCACGATGGAGGCCGCCCGGCTGTTTTCGATCCGCGAGCGGGGCGAACGCGCGGCCCGCGGCGATATCGAGGTCGACGCCGCCGACCGAGCGGAACTCGAGGCCCAGGCCGAGCACGCCTACCGGCTCATGCGCCTGCTCATTCCGATCGCGAAGGCGAGAACGGGACGGATGGCCGTCGACACGGCTTCCTACGCGATGGAGATCCAGGGCGGGAACGGCTACGTCGACGACTTCGTCACCAATCGCCTCCTCCGGGACGCCCAGGTACTCCCCATTTGGGAGGGAACCGAGAACATCCTCTCACTGGACGTCCTCCGCGCGCTCGAGCGCGAGGCCGCCCACGAGCCGTTCCTCGAGGTCGTCCAGGGTCGCCTCGAGTCGGTTACACACCCGGGTCTCAGCGAGTCCGTAGACGTAGTCGAGGCCGAGTTCCACGAACTCGGGGAGGCTCTCGCGACGCTCGCGACCGAGGATGGCGAGTACGCCCAGCTACAGGCCAAGGAACTCGTGCACTACGTGTTCGACGTGTTCACGGCCGCGCTGTTGCTCGCGGAAGCCCAGCGGGCACTTGATTCGGGTTCGGCTGGTTCGGCGGATTCGGCGGATAAAGACGGAAACGACGACGGCAGCAACAGCGACAGCGAACCCAACGGCGACGCCAGAATCGCCCTCGTCGCACGGCGGTTCGTCGACCGACACTTCGACGATCGACCGGCCCGCGGGATCACCAGCGGCGACCGCTTCTCCCTCGAGCACTTCGATGCCATCGTTCGCTACGAATCGGTCGATCCGTCGGTGCTCGAGTGGGACGCGACCGACTCCTAG